The nucleotide sequence GCCGGCCTCTCCCACCGGGGTGTCCTCGAGCGTCTCGGGATCGACGGTGCGGATGTCGGTCGACGGGAACGGGATGCCGATCGAGCCGGTGCGGCGGGAGTCGTTGAGCGGGTTGCAGGCCACCAGCGGCGAGCACTCGGTGAGCCCGTAGCCCTCGATCAGCATGCCGTCGGTGTGCGCCTCCCACTCCTCGACCAGATGATGCGGCAGCGCCATGGCCCCGGAGACGCCCACGGTGATGCCCTCGAGCGAGCGGCCCTTCTCATCGGCCAGCTCCATGACCTTCTGATAGATCGGGGGCACGGCCGGCAGCACCGTGGCCGGAGTGCGCTTCATGGCGCCCACGATCAGATCCGCGCGCGGCGTGGGGAACAGCACCAGGGTGGCGCCCAGCGACATGGCGAAGGTCATGCCCAGGGTCATGCCGAAGACGTGGAACAGCGGCAGAGCCCCGTAGACGACCTCGTCGGAGCCGGTGTGCAGCCATTCGCGGCCCATCACGGCGTTGGACTCGAGGTTGCGATGGCTGAGCATCACGCCCTTGGGCCGGCCCGTGGTCCCCGAGGTGTACTGGATGATCGCGAGGTCCTCCGCGTCCGGGCGCGGGTGGTCGTGAGCCAGGGGCCCGTGGGAGAGCAGCTGCTTCCAGTCCGTGGCCCCGGAGGCCGGGGTAGTGAGCGTCGCGCGCTGCTGCCTGAGGCGGCGCACCGGCAGGCGAAGGGCTATGCGCATGGGCAGCGGCATGGACCGGGTGATGTCGACGGAGATGATGCTCTCCACGGCCACATCGCCGGGGAGACTGCGGACGGTCTCGACCGCCTTGTCCCAGACCACCGCGACCTTGGCGCCGTGGTCCTCGAACTGGTGGCGCAGCTCGGCGGCGGTGTAGAGCGGGTTGTGCTCCACCGCGATCGCGCCCAGTCGCATCACGGCGTAGAAGGCGACGATGTGCTGCGGGCAGTTGGGCAGCACGAGGGCCACCCTGTCGCCGCGGCCCACTCCGAGCCGGCGCAGCCCCTCTGCGGCGCGCTCGACCTCGGCGCCCAGGCGGGAGTACTTCCAGCGAGCTCCGAAGAACTCGAGGGCCACGCGCTGCGAGTTGACCGCCACGGAGCGCTCGAGCATATGGATCAGCGAGGTCTCGGGCAGGTCGATGTCATGGGCGACGCCGTCGTCGTAGGAGGCGGTCCACGGCCGGGTCGCGAGGAGCTCCCGCGAGGATCCTGGGGTGGCCGCCGGGTCATCTGTCTGCTCAGGCATGAGATCGAGGATACCGTCCGGGCTGTGCGCGCACCGGCTGCGGTCCCGAGATCGAGCCGGGCCCTCCGCAGGACGGGCGGGCGACCGACTCGGCGATTCTCAAGTCATATTCATGGACAATTGGGCACGGATCCTCTTCGACGGCCCCGCGCTGGACTACACTGACACAAGTCCATACGCCGGAGACCGCGCCTGTTCGGGGCAGACGCGCGCTCCGTCTCGGGGGCCACACCTGCCTGAGAGGTCATCAGTCCGTCACCCGGACGGACCCTCAGGCCGTCCGATTCCGCCGACCTCCCAGAGGTGTCACATGCCGTCCACGCTCGTCGCCGTCGTCGATGACCACGAGGTCGTCCGCGAGGGCATCCGTCTCGTCTCCATGACCTCCCAGGCGGACGTCAAGCTGGTGGGCTCGGCCTCGACCGTGCCCGGCCTGATCGATCAGCTGGGCCGCGACCCGGAGAACGCCGCCCTGACCGCCCCGGGCGCCAAGCGCATCGAGTGCGACGTCGTGCTGCTGGACCTCTCGCTCACGGACCGCTCGCGCCCCTCGGAGAACGTCGAGCGCCTGCGCGAGGCCGGCATGAAGGTGCTGATCTTCTCCATCGGGGAGAACGCCGCCCTGATCCGCGAGGCCCTGCGCGCCGGCGCCCTCGGGCTGGTGCGCAAGTCCGAGCCGCTCGAGCACGCGATCGAGGAGGCCCGCAACATCGCCGACGGCAAGCCGGTGATCACCAAGGAGCTGGCGGCCGCGATCGACGGCGACATCGAGTTCGCCCGCGCCAACCTCTCGCCGCGCGAGCAGGAGACGCTGCGCCTGTACGCCTCGGGCTTCGCCCAGGTGCAGGTGGCCCGCCGCATGGGCATCAAGCAGTCCGCCGTGAAGACCAACATCGACCGGATCCGCGAGAAGTACGCGCGCATCGGCCGCCCTGCCCCCACCAAGATCGATCTGCGCATCCGCGCGATCGAGGACGGACTGGTGGAGCCCGAGGCCGATGTGAACAACGTCGAGATCCGCCGCTGAGCAGCCCGCTCGTCCTGCTGACCGGGGACGACGCGCACCCATGATCCACGCCGCCGAGCCGTCCTCCCAGGACTTCAAGCGCTATCACGGCAGGGCCCTGCGCTCGCGGCTGCCCTCGCCGGCCTCGGCCGGCACCATGGGTCCGAACGTCTACCGTCTGCAGTGGTCGGCGCAGCTGTGCGCAGCGGCCGCGATGTTCGCCAGCGGCCTGGCCGCGCTGCCCTCGGTGAGCACGCTCACCGGGGCGCCCGCGCTGCTGAGCACCCTGTTCTTCGCCGGGCTGCAGGTCTGCGCGGGCATGCTGTTCTACTTCGGCGCACGGCGCCGTGTGGTCACCTGGCCCTCCACGGCCGCCGTCGTCCTGATCATGCTCTGCTACACCTCGCTGGCCCCGATCTGGGCACCGGCCTCCGAGATCTCTCCCCCGTGGCTGTCGTTCCTGCTCGTCCTCGCGGCGGGGCTCACCGCGATGACCTGGGGAGCGATCGCCTCGCTGGCCGTGATCGGATGGGCGGTGCTGTGCCTGGGGATCTACGTCCTGCAGATGCCGCTGGGCTATCCGCTGCAGTCGGAGATCATCCAGACCGGGGTCGACTGCCTCTATGCGATCCTGCTCGCGATCGCGGTCTCGCTGACCCTGCGCGCCGCCGATCACGCCGACACCGACTACAGCACGGCGATCGCCCATGCCACCGCGCTGCGCCGCTCGCGCACGCAATCGGATGAGCAGGAGCGCCTGGACCGGCTGATCCACGACAACGTCATGGCGGCGCTGCTGGACGCCTCACGGGCCCCGGGCGCCGTCTCCAAGCGCACTCGAGAGCTGGCCATGCGTGCCCTGAGCGTCCTGGAGTTCGAGGAGAAGCGGGCCACTGGAACCGCCACGACCTACGTGCACACGCTGATGGACGACCTCCTCGACGCCCTCACCCCGTGGCGCTCGCGCGTGCGCTTCAACGTCCTCGTCCCCGACATCAGGCCCATGGGCCACACCCGCGCCTTCCTGCCCTCGGACACGGCCCAGGCCCTGATCCACGCGGTGACCGAGGCGGTCTCTAACAGCGCACGGCACTCCGGCGTGGCCACCACCTTCGTGACCATGGACGGAGGGACCTGCCCTCCCACGGCGCTGAACCCCTTCGGCTTCTACCTCTCCTTCGAGGTCCTCGACCGCGGCAAGGGGTTCCAGATGCGCTCCATGGACTCCCGGCGCCTCGGCGTGCGAGTCTCGATCATCGGCAATGTCGAGAACGCGGGGGGCCGGGTCGACGTCGCCTCTGCCCCGCACCGCGGGACGCGCATCCAGATCCTGTGGCCCAGCGATGCCCATCCGTCGGACTAGGCGCCGCAGCGCCAGGTACCGCGCAGACGTCGACGTCGGGCTGCGCAGCCGCCTGCTGGACCTCGTGGGCCAGTGGGTCGCACGGCTCACGGCGGAGGGCCGGGCTCAGAGCTCCGTGCTGTTCTTCGGCTCGCTGCTGGCCTTCCTGATCCCGTCGCTGATCGCGGGGCTGCCGCAGCTGCAGGTGCTCCAGCATCCGCAGCTGCAGCTGATCTCCGGCGTGCCGTACATGATCGCGGTCCTGCTCGTGATCGCCCCAGGGCGGCGCCGGCTCGACGAGCTTCCCGTCATCACCGCCGTAGTGGCCATGATCTCGTGCCTGGCGCTGACCCACGACGCCGACCCCGAGCGGCTGCCGCTGTTGTCGCAGCACTGGGGGTACCAGGGGCTGCACCTGTTCCCGGTCGCCCTGGCCGTTCGCCAGCACACGGCGTGGGCCTGGGGGACGGTGTTCATCGCGACCACCCTCGGTGCGACCTTCGGCGCTCGCTCCGAGCACGGCATGCTCATGGGCATGGCGCCCATGGCCACGGTCGCAGGCACCCTGGTCATCGCCATCCTGATCATCACGGAGATCGAGCGGCTCCTGGATCGCCGCCGCGAGGCCCGGGCGCTGGGGGCATCGGCGCGGACCGATGACGACGCCGAGCAGGACACCGTCAACGCCTCGATCCGGCGCATGCACGAGGTCCGACGTGTCGTCGGCCCCGCGCTCGAGCGGATCGCCTACGACTCGAGCCCCGTGGACGACGAGGAGATCCGCCGCTTCCGGGTCCTCGAGGCCCACCTGCGCGATTCCATCCGCGGTCGGTCGATCTCGACCCCGGAGCTGCACGAGGCGGCCCGCCGAGCCCGCGAGCGCGGCGTCTCCGTGGACATCCTCGACGAGCGCGGCTCCGTCCTGCCCGAGCGCGTGCTGCGGATCGTGGGGCGGCAGTCCGCCGCGGTGCTGGACGCCGCGCAGGCGGGCTCGGTGACGATCCGCGCGTTCCCCGCGGATGACCAGACCGCCGTGCTGATCGTGCACGACCCGGGCGACGACGACGAGGACGCGATCGCCCTGGAGATCGCCCAGGGAACCGGTGAGATCTCCGAGTTCTGAGCCCTTGGGCACCAGGCTCCACAGCACCCGGATCAGCGGAGATGGGGGCCGCAGCTGCACAGTCCGGCCCTCGGGCCCCGATGCTGCTGCGAGCATCGCCGTAGCGTGCCGCCATGCACACCGCCGAAGCCGCCCACTGCTCCTCAGATGCGCCGTCCTGCACCGACCGTCCGCGCGCCGACCCGTCCGTCCTGCTGAGCCCCGTGCTGTGCGCCGACGGTCGGCTGCGCTGCCCGTGGGCGCTGTCCACCCCGGATGTCCTGGACGATCACGACACCTCGTGGGGCATCCGCCCGCAGCTGCGCTCCGAGTGGTTCCGGGCGCTGAGCCTCGAGATCCTGCAGGCCGGGCTGGCCCCGGGCGCCTCGGTGTCGCGGCTGCCCGCGCTCGAGGAGGTCTTCAGCTGCTTCGACCCGCGGATCGTGGCCGGTCTCGATGACGACGCCGTGGACGAGCTGCTGCTGGACCGTCGGCTGATCCGCAATCGCGCCAAGCTCACCGCTGTGGTGGTCGCCGCCCGCGCCGTTCGCAGCTGGTCCGGCGAGGACTGGCAGCGGGAACTGGAGCCGGCCGAGGGGACGGATCACGTCCAGGCGGTCGCAGGTCGCCTGCGCGAGCACGGGCTCGTGCACGCCGGCCCCGGCACGATCGCCCGGCTGCTGGCCCGCACCGGGATGACCCCCGGCCACCTCGACGGCTGCTTCCGCTGCTGAAGGGGCCGCGAGCTCCTGTGCGCATGCCTCGGCCCCGGCAGCGACGCGCGCCGGCCGGGGCCTTCCGCAGGGGTGCTCGTCAGGCCGTGAGCGGGTTCAGTCGAGCAGCAGCGCGGGCTCCTCGAGGATGCGGGCCACGTCCGCCATGAAGCGCGCGGAGAGGTCGCCGTCGACCACACGGTGGTCGAACGATCCGCCGAGCGTGGTGATCCACCGCGGGATGATCTCCCCGTCCACGACCCACGGCTTCTGCTTGATGGTTCCGAAGGCCACGATCGCGACCTCACCGGGGTTGATGATCGGAGTGCCGATGTCGATCCCCAGGGAGCCGATGTTCGTGATCGACAGGGTGCCGTTCTGCATGTCGCCGGGCTGGGTGCGCCCGGCACGAGCCGTGGCCGTCAGCTCGTTGAGGGCGATCGCCAGCTCGCGCAGGCTCATGTCCTGGGCGTCCTTGATGTTCGGGACCATGAGCCCGCGCGGGGTCGCCGCGGCGATGCCCAGGTTCATGTAGCGCTTGATCACGATCTCGCGGTCGGTCCAGGTCGCGTTGACCTGGGGGTTGCGCGCTGCGGCCCAGATGACGGCCCGGGCCAGCAGGAGCAGCGGGGTGACCTTCACTCCCTCGAAGTGATCGGAGGTCTTCAGCCGCTTCACGAACTCCATGGTCCGCGTGGCGTCGACATCCACGAAGATCGACACGTGCGGGGCCGAGAACGCGGACTTGACCATGTTCTGGGCGGTCAGCTTGCGCACGCCCTTGACCGGGATCCGCTGCGTCCGGTCCCCTGCCCCGGGGGCGTCCGAAGAGACCCAGAAGCCG is from Kocuria palustris and encodes:
- a CDS encoding response regulator transcription factor, which gives rise to MPSTLVAVVDDHEVVREGIRLVSMTSQADVKLVGSASTVPGLIDQLGRDPENAALTAPGAKRIECDVVLLDLSLTDRSRPSENVERLREAGMKVLIFSIGENAALIREALRAGALGLVRKSEPLEHAIEEARNIADGKPVITKELAAAIDGDIEFARANLSPREQETLRLYASGFAQVQVARRMGIKQSAVKTNIDRIREKYARIGRPAPTKIDLRIRAIEDGLVEPEADVNNVEIRR
- a CDS encoding DNA-3-methyladenine glycosylase I, translating into MHTAEAAHCSSDAPSCTDRPRADPSVLLSPVLCADGRLRCPWALSTPDVLDDHDTSWGIRPQLRSEWFRALSLEILQAGLAPGASVSRLPALEEVFSCFDPRIVAGLDDDAVDELLLDRRLIRNRAKLTAVVVAARAVRSWSGEDWQRELEPAEGTDHVQAVAGRLREHGLVHAGPGTIARLLARTGMTPGHLDGCFRC
- a CDS encoding sensor histidine kinase, whose protein sequence is MIHAAEPSSQDFKRYHGRALRSRLPSPASAGTMGPNVYRLQWSAQLCAAAAMFASGLAALPSVSTLTGAPALLSTLFFAGLQVCAGMLFYFGARRRVVTWPSTAAVVLIMLCYTSLAPIWAPASEISPPWLSFLLVLAAGLTAMTWGAIASLAVIGWAVLCLGIYVLQMPLGYPLQSEIIQTGVDCLYAILLAIAVSLTLRAADHADTDYSTAIAHATALRRSRTQSDEQERLDRLIHDNVMAALLDASRAPGAVSKRTRELAMRALSVLEFEEKRATGTATTYVHTLMDDLLDALTPWRSRVRFNVLVPDIRPMGHTRAFLPSDTAQALIHAVTEAVSNSARHSGVATTFVTMDGGTCPPTALNPFGFYLSFEVLDRGKGFQMRSMDSRRLGVRVSIIGNVENAGGRVDVASAPHRGTRIQILWPSDAHPSD
- a CDS encoding long-chain-fatty-acid--CoA ligase, with translation MPEQTDDPAATPGSSRELLATRPWTASYDDGVAHDIDLPETSLIHMLERSVAVNSQRVALEFFGARWKYSRLGAEVERAAEGLRRLGVGRGDRVALVLPNCPQHIVAFYAVMRLGAIAVEHNPLYTAAELRHQFEDHGAKVAVVWDKAVETVRSLPGDVAVESIISVDITRSMPLPMRIALRLPVRRLRQQRATLTTPASGATDWKQLLSHGPLAHDHPRPDAEDLAIIQYTSGTTGRPKGVMLSHRNLESNAVMGREWLHTGSDEVVYGALPLFHVFGMTLGMTFAMSLGATLVLFPTPRADLIVGAMKRTPATVLPAVPPIYQKVMELADEKGRSLEGITVGVSGAMALPHHLVEEWEAHTDGMLIEGYGLTECSPLVACNPLNDSRRTGSIGIPFPSTDIRTVDPETLEDTPVGEAGELWVRGPQVFQGYWKRPAETAEVLQDGWLRTGDIVTVDDDGFLRVVDRLKELIITGGFNVAPTEVEHALTTAEEVADAAVVGLRGEDGSEVVVAAVVTSPDRTFDEARLREHCYGKVTRYKVPRRIIELDELPRTMLGKIQRREVRQQLEQLGVDLARRS